The Streptomyces sp. GSL17-111 region CGGAGTCCAAGGTGCGGGTGGAGGACGACCTCCACGCGCTCGCCGACGGCGACTTCAGCCCGGTGTACCTGCGCAACGCCACCGCCTTCGGCCACTCCCCCCGGCTGCGCGCCGACATCGTCCTGAACAACCTGGTGGGCCACGCCCTGCTCTCCGGCGAGGTGCGGGTGCTCTCCGACGGCACCCCCTGGCGTCCGCTGGTGCACGCGGCGGACATCGCGCGGGCCTTCGCCGCCGCGCTGGTCGCGCCGCGCGAGGCGGTGCACGACCGGGCGTTCAACATCGGCAGCGAGACGAACAACGTGACGGTCGCCGAGATCGCCGAACAGGTCGCCGAGGCGGTGCCCGGCTCGCGGGTGGTGATCACCGGGGAGACGGGCGCCGATCCGCGCTCCTACCGGGTGGACTTCTCCCGGTTCCGCGCCGCGCTGCCCGGCTTCGACTGCGCCTGGACGGTGAAGCGCGGCGCACTCGAACTCGCCGACGCCTACCGGGAGCACGGGCTGACCCGGGAGGGCTTCGAGCGGCGCTTCACCCGGCTCGCCGTGCTGCGCGCGGCGTCCGAGGCCGGCTCCGTCGACGACACGCTGCGGTGGCGCCGGTGAGCCCGGGCGAGGAGATGTACGCGCTGGTGGAGCGGTTGTACCCGCTGTGCCGGAGCATCACCGGCGACGGGGTGCGCGCCACCCTGGACATCGTCGGCGCGTACCTGCCGCTGGAGGTGCAGGAGGTGCCCAC contains the following coding sequences:
- a CDS encoding NAD-dependent epimerase/dehydratase family protein, encoding MRVLLTGHQGYLGTVMAPVLADAGHEVVGLDAGLFADCVLGPPPADPPGSRVDLRDVTAEHLAGVDAVIHLAALSNDPLGALAPELTYAINHHASVRLARLAREAGVRRFLYASTCSVYGATGGDDLVTEDAPLRPVTPYAESKVRVEDDLHALADGDFSPVYLRNATAFGHSPRLRADIVLNNLVGHALLSGEVRVLSDGTPWRPLVHAADIARAFAAALVAPREAVHDRAFNIGSETNNVTVAEIAEQVAEAVPGSRVVITGETGADPRSYRVDFSRFRAALPGFDCAWTVKRGALELADAYREHGLTREGFERRFTRLAVLRAASEAGSVDDTLRWRR